One Microbacterium keratanolyticum DNA window includes the following coding sequences:
- a CDS encoding ABC transporter ATP-binding protein, whose protein sequence is MSTAIEPPVGGLRPSIIIDDVRKTFTLNHALSLKDTMVSLVRGRKTSSTFDALKGVDLVINEGESVAILGRNGSGKSTLLKLISGVMEPDAGEVLTRGRVAGLIEVGAGFHPELSGRENVFLNAAILGMKRKEIEARYDEIVAFSEIEEFIDQEVKHYSSGMFMRLAFSVAIHVELDVMLVDEILSVGDAPFREKCRLKFEELIAAKKTLLVVSHDMEMVRQLCTRGVVIDKGEVVYNGPVEGAIALVDA, encoded by the coding sequence ATGAGCACCGCAATCGAGCCGCCCGTCGGCGGCCTTCGCCCCAGCATCATCATCGACGACGTCCGCAAGACGTTCACGCTCAACCACGCCCTGTCGCTGAAAGACACCATGGTCTCGCTCGTGCGCGGGCGGAAGACGAGTTCGACCTTCGACGCGCTCAAAGGCGTCGACCTCGTCATCAACGAGGGGGAGTCCGTCGCGATCCTGGGCCGCAACGGCTCGGGCAAGTCGACACTGCTCAAGCTCATCTCCGGCGTCATGGAACCCGACGCCGGCGAAGTGCTCACCCGCGGACGTGTCGCTGGTCTCATCGAGGTCGGCGCCGGCTTCCACCCTGAGCTTTCGGGCCGTGAGAACGTCTTCCTCAACGCCGCGATTCTCGGTATGAAGCGCAAAGAGATCGAGGCGCGTTACGACGAGATCGTCGCGTTCAGCGAGATCGAGGAGTTCATCGACCAGGAGGTCAAGCACTACTCGTCGGGCATGTTCATGCGCCTGGCGTTCTCTGTCGCGATCCACGTCGAGCTCGACGTCATGCTCGTCGACGAGATCCTCTCTGTGGGCGATGCGCCGTTCCGTGAGAAGTGCCGACTCAAGTTTGAAGAGCTCATCGCCGCGAAGAAGACTCTGCTCGTGGTGAGTCACGACATGGAGATGGTGCGTCAGCTCTGCACGCGCGGCGTGGTGATCGACAAGGGCGAAGTCGTCTACAACGGCCCCGTCGAAGGAGCCATCGCACTGGTCGACGCATGA
- a CDS encoding ABC transporter permease, producing MSSTTNYFENVPRSDFETPGRSRGLSDVIRWRYLLHLLVRTGVTTRYRNSVLGWTWSYVRPAAQFLVFWVVLGIFMNLDRGIPNYAVYLFSGIVVINLFSEGFKNATISIVNNAPLVRKVFLPRQLFAVSAVIVSFVHFLPQLALLFIVCILLGWFQHMTILGILALLAGIVIVMLFSLGTGIFFGAINVRFRDAENIVELLLLLATWASPVLYSWTAVQMAIVDKLHWPGWLVDLYMLNPITQGVELFHYAMWRPATEGLVSAPGYDGLAMMDLPPELAWNTLWTFLIAVGTLLIGQMVFRRLEGRFAQDL from the coding sequence GTGAGCAGCACCACGAACTACTTCGAGAACGTGCCCCGTTCTGATTTCGAGACCCCCGGCCGCAGCCGTGGTCTGAGCGACGTCATTCGGTGGCGCTACCTGCTGCACCTGCTGGTGCGCACGGGCGTCACGACCCGCTACCGCAACTCCGTTCTGGGATGGACCTGGTCGTATGTGCGCCCGGCCGCCCAGTTCCTGGTGTTCTGGGTCGTCCTCGGGATCTTCATGAACCTCGACCGCGGCATCCCGAACTACGCCGTGTATCTGTTCTCGGGGATCGTCGTGATCAACCTCTTCTCCGAGGGATTCAAGAACGCCACGATCTCGATCGTCAACAACGCACCGCTCGTCCGCAAGGTCTTCCTGCCGCGACAGCTCTTCGCGGTGTCGGCGGTCATCGTCTCCTTCGTGCACTTCCTGCCTCAGCTCGCGCTGCTGTTCATCGTGTGCATCCTGCTCGGCTGGTTCCAGCACATGACGATCCTCGGCATCCTCGCGCTCCTCGCCGGCATCGTGATCGTGATGCTGTTCTCACTGGGAACCGGCATCTTCTTCGGCGCGATCAACGTCCGTTTCCGCGACGCGGAGAACATCGTCGAGCTGCTGCTGCTGCTCGCGACGTGGGCTTCGCCGGTGCTGTACTCCTGGACGGCCGTGCAGATGGCCATCGTCGACAAGCTGCATTGGCCCGGTTGGCTCGTGGATCTCTACATGCTGAATCCCATCACGCAGGGGGTCGAGCTCTTCCACTATGCGATGTGGCGTCCCGCGACCGAGGGGCTCGTCTCTGCACCGGGGTACGACGGCCTTGCGATGATGGATCTGCCGCCTGAACTCGCCTGGAACACCCTGTGGACGTTCCTGATCGCGGTCGGCACGCTGCTGATCGGCCAGATGGTGTTCCGCCGCCTTGAGGGAAGGTTTGCCCAGGACCTATGA
- a CDS encoding FG-GAP repeat domain-containing protein, whose amino-acid sequence MTGPSPRPRRAFAPRRRFASLLAVAAVVAAFLVPQSASAAPASPVDAVKTAAVASAVDSAVRPMGLEGFTPGNIISDDVFFNNRSMTEAEIDAFIRSKVASCTSGYTCLKDFRMSTPTRPADSYCDGYAGAANESAARIIYKASQSCGINPQVLLVMLQKEQGLITHTWPSQWRYDMALGQGCPDDAPCDPQFAGFFYQIYGAARQMNIYTEGYWFTYFAPGYTWQVQYHPNRGCGTGPVYMENAATSALYYYTPYQPNAAALRAGYGEGDSCSSYGNRNFYNYFTDWFGSTQDTSGSGSLRSPNTSSYITTVDSAGDVWAYPVGPGASAARSKLATGVGGATVMMVGDLDGDGTRDALMRNGASVMVMYGSPGGLTNAKPLAVDWSNVVLATAAGDMSGDGVPDVLTTDKAGTLHLWRGDNRGGFLPPIVVGWGWGGMTTLIGNIDMSGDGNLDLVARDSAGRLWVYYGNSRGGWVGSKLIGTGWGNFTSIFSAGDFDGDGWADLLATDTAGNLLHYYGQSWIGLTGPVRVGTGWTSMRSNGGAGPAAGVVRPLQPGTGDMDLDGAVDVTALAGDGSVTLYRGDGAGSWRGTLPLGSGWSAADNLLPMGDFNGDGFRDLGRVTPSGDFYLYPGTADKKLGAPVKIGNGWHTLGLLISGIDFDGDRIPDVLARTSSGELTMYPGNGKGGWKSGAVVIGYGWSGFDAAFNVGDFDGDGRSDLLARTPAGALWLFPTTGSGSWGNARQIGNGWGMFSSLIGPGDFDGNGTVDVLARTPGGDLYLYRGNGAGSWGASNRIGWGWQGFVDLG is encoded by the coding sequence ATGACTGGACCCTCCCCACGTCCACGACGAGCCTTCGCGCCCCGACGACGATTCGCGTCGCTGCTGGCCGTCGCTGCCGTTGTCGCGGCTTTCCTCGTACCTCAGAGCGCATCCGCCGCTCCTGCCTCGCCTGTCGACGCCGTGAAGACGGCGGCCGTCGCGAGTGCGGTCGACAGCGCGGTGCGCCCGATGGGGCTGGAGGGGTTCACTCCGGGAAACATCATCTCCGATGACGTCTTCTTCAACAACCGCTCGATGACCGAGGCGGAGATCGACGCCTTCATTCGGAGCAAGGTGGCCAGCTGCACGTCCGGGTACACCTGTCTCAAGGACTTCCGGATGAGCACGCCGACCCGTCCCGCGGACAGCTACTGCGACGGCTACGCGGGCGCGGCGAACGAGTCCGCCGCGCGGATCATCTACAAGGCGTCCCAGTCCTGCGGCATCAACCCGCAGGTTCTGCTCGTCATGCTCCAGAAGGAGCAGGGACTCATCACCCACACGTGGCCCAGCCAGTGGCGATACGACATGGCGCTGGGACAGGGATGCCCCGACGACGCGCCCTGTGATCCCCAGTTCGCCGGATTCTTCTACCAGATCTACGGTGCCGCCCGGCAGATGAACATCTACACCGAGGGCTACTGGTTCACCTACTTCGCGCCGGGTTACACCTGGCAGGTGCAGTACCACCCCAACCGCGGATGCGGCACGGGCCCGGTCTACATGGAGAACGCCGCCACCTCGGCGCTCTACTACTACACGCCGTATCAGCCCAACGCCGCTGCTCTCCGCGCCGGCTACGGCGAAGGCGACAGCTGCTCGAGCTACGGCAACCGCAACTTCTACAACTACTTCACGGACTGGTTCGGCTCCACGCAGGACACCTCGGGTTCGGGATCGCTGCGCTCCCCGAACACCTCCAGCTACATCACGACCGTGGACAGCGCCGGCGACGTCTGGGCCTATCCGGTCGGCCCAGGTGCGTCTGCGGCGCGATCCAAGCTCGCGACGGGCGTCGGCGGGGCGACGGTCATGATGGTCGGGGATCTCGACGGCGACGGCACCCGGGACGCGCTCATGCGCAATGGTGCGTCGGTGATGGTCATGTACGGCTCCCCGGGTGGCCTGACGAACGCGAAGCCCCTTGCGGTCGACTGGTCCAATGTCGTCCTGGCGACAGCAGCGGGAGACATGTCCGGCGACGGCGTTCCGGACGTGCTCACGACCGACAAGGCCGGCACGCTGCACCTCTGGCGCGGAGACAACCGCGGCGGCTTCCTGCCTCCGATTGTCGTGGGCTGGGGCTGGGGCGGCATGACGACGCTCATCGGCAACATCGACATGTCCGGAGATGGCAACCTCGACCTGGTCGCCCGCGACAGCGCCGGGCGCCTGTGGGTGTACTACGGCAACAGTCGTGGCGGATGGGTGGGTTCAAAGCTCATCGGCACCGGCTGGGGGAACTTCACCTCGATCTTCAGCGCCGGCGACTTCGACGGCGATGGCTGGGCGGATCTGCTCGCCACGGATACGGCGGGCAACCTCCTGCACTACTACGGACAGAGCTGGATCGGTCTCACCGGACCCGTGCGAGTGGGGACCGGATGGACCTCGATGCGGTCGAACGGCGGAGCGGGGCCTGCCGCTGGCGTGGTCCGCCCGCTGCAGCCGGGCACCGGTGACATGGACCTGGACGGCGCTGTGGACGTCACGGCTCTCGCCGGAGACGGCTCGGTCACCCTCTACCGCGGCGACGGCGCGGGGAGCTGGCGGGGGACTCTCCCGCTGGGCTCCGGTTGGAGCGCGGCGGACAATCTCCTGCCCATGGGTGACTTCAACGGAGACGGGTTCCGGGACCTCGGCCGCGTGACGCCGTCGGGAGATTTCTACCTCTATCCCGGAACCGCGGACAAGAAGCTGGGAGCACCGGTCAAGATCGGCAACGGCTGGCACACGCTCGGTCTGCTGATTTCGGGTATCGACTTCGACGGCGATCGCATCCCTGACGTCCTCGCGCGTACCAGCTCGGGAGAGCTTACGATGTACCCCGGCAACGGCAAGGGCGGATGGAAGAGCGGCGCTGTCGTCATCGGATACGGCTGGAGCGGCTTCGACGCTGCCTTCAATGTCGGCGACTTCGACGGCGACGGTCGTTCGGACCTGCTCGCTCGTACCCCCGCGGGTGCACTGTGGCTCTTCCCGACGACCGGTTCAGGGAGTTGGGGGAACGCGCGACAGATCGGCAACGGCTGGGGGATGTTCAGCAGTCTGATCGGTCCCGGCGACTTCGACGGCAACGGCACAGTCGATGTCCTGGCACGCACTCCCGGCGGTGACCTGTACCTCTATCGGGGCAACGGCGCGGGCAGCTGGGGCGCCAGCAACCGCATCGGCTGGGGCTGGCAGGGCTTCGTAGACCTCGGATGA
- the galE gene encoding UDP-glucose 4-epimerase GalE, with product MRVLITGGAGFIGSHTAVSLIEQGNEVVIVDSLVNSAPDVVERIHTITGVRPAFYGFDVRDEDELDRVFAEAVPDAVIHFAGLKAVGESVANPLEYYSHNIDAIFSVLRVMQRHGVGRLVFSSSATVYGDNQPSPYTESGGLLEATNPYGQSKVMQERILVDVARADPSMSVALLRYFNPIGAHPSGLIGEDPSGIPNNIAPFITRVAIGQLPEVSIFGDDYDTADGTGERDYVHVMDLAEGHVAALRAITQSPGIRAWNLGTGTPTSVLQLIAAFERATGRQIPRRMTGRRPGDLARVWASTALAERELDWRATRSIDEMAADAWRWQSKNPHGYASPPSGDGAVHRD from the coding sequence ATGCGGGTGCTCATTACCGGCGGTGCCGGATTCATCGGCTCGCACACCGCGGTCAGTCTCATCGAGCAGGGCAACGAGGTCGTGATCGTCGACAGCCTGGTCAACAGCGCGCCCGATGTCGTGGAGCGGATCCACACGATCACGGGTGTTCGTCCGGCGTTCTACGGGTTCGACGTCCGGGATGAAGACGAGCTCGACCGGGTGTTCGCGGAAGCGGTGCCCGACGCGGTCATCCACTTCGCGGGGCTGAAGGCCGTCGGCGAGAGCGTCGCGAATCCTCTTGAGTACTACTCCCACAACATCGATGCGATCTTCTCCGTGCTGCGCGTCATGCAGCGGCACGGCGTCGGACGCCTCGTGTTCTCGTCGTCGGCAACGGTGTACGGCGACAACCAGCCGTCGCCCTACACCGAGAGCGGGGGACTGCTGGAGGCGACGAATCCCTACGGGCAGTCGAAGGTCATGCAGGAGCGCATTCTCGTCGACGTCGCGCGCGCAGACCCGAGCATGAGCGTGGCGCTGCTGCGCTACTTCAACCCCATCGGCGCCCACCCCAGCGGACTGATCGGCGAAGACCCGAGCGGGATTCCGAACAACATCGCTCCTTTCATCACCCGCGTCGCGATCGGTCAGCTTCCTGAGGTCAGCATCTTCGGCGACGACTATGACACCGCCGACGGCACCGGCGAGCGCGACTACGTTCACGTGATGGATCTGGCCGAAGGCCATGTCGCCGCCCTGCGCGCGATCACGCAGAGTCCCGGCATCCGCGCCTGGAACCTCGGCACGGGCACACCGACCTCGGTCCTGCAGCTCATCGCGGCGTTCGAACGCGCGACCGGTCGGCAGATCCCACGCCGCATGACCGGCCGACGTCCCGGCGATCTCGCGCGCGTGTGGGCGAGCACGGCCCTCGCAGAGCGCGAACTCGACTGGCGTGCGACGCGCTCGATCGATGAGATGGCCGCCGATGCGTGGCGCTGGCAGTCGAAGAATCCGCACGGATATGCGTCGCCACCCTCCGGTGACGGCGCCGTGCATCGCGACTGA
- a CDS encoding glycosyltransferase family protein, with the protein MVQLRVVLDQTGSPTAGDDAWVARSLARGLVETAPAGCDVAAIVPNGAEDTMIPGVSEVHRMRLGRRELAAAWQFGVPAGVGAGMIHAPSLLAPLVRHDRVHNHDQTVVTIWDLCAWENTAGLPTSTAAWQRAMLRRAVRHADAVVVPSHAIAARLGEHAAFGDRVRVIAGAAPTGFAVPADATQRREDLLIPDRYVVIVGRGDQLGDGFAAAAAAGLEAVVLDVAEGAEPEVVARGAAAGLSERAVHARGRGEVRDRASVIGGAEALLVAGDGFAWPWRAIEALALGVPVVAVASDVHADVLADGAALVGVDELADALIDAVGDGAQRARVLAADRGRAFSWQGAAERVWALHAEL; encoded by the coding sequence ATGGTTCAGCTCCGCGTCGTTCTCGATCAGACCGGATCTCCCACAGCGGGAGACGACGCCTGGGTGGCGCGATCGTTGGCGCGTGGTCTCGTCGAGACGGCGCCCGCGGGTTGTGATGTCGCCGCGATCGTCCCGAACGGTGCGGAGGACACCATGATCCCGGGCGTCTCCGAGGTGCATCGGATGCGGCTCGGACGCCGCGAGCTCGCCGCAGCCTGGCAGTTCGGCGTGCCTGCCGGCGTCGGCGCCGGCATGATTCACGCTCCCTCTCTCCTCGCACCGCTGGTGCGCCACGACCGCGTGCACAACCACGACCAGACCGTCGTCACGATCTGGGACCTCTGTGCGTGGGAGAACACCGCGGGACTGCCCACGTCGACCGCTGCCTGGCAGCGGGCGATGCTGCGTCGCGCAGTCAGACACGCGGACGCCGTCGTCGTGCCTTCGCACGCCATCGCCGCTCGACTGGGGGAGCACGCCGCATTCGGGGACCGCGTCCGTGTGATCGCCGGGGCCGCACCGACGGGGTTCGCTGTCCCCGCAGACGCGACGCAGCGCCGCGAAGACCTGCTCATCCCGGACCGCTATGTCGTGATCGTCGGACGGGGCGATCAGCTCGGCGACGGCTTCGCCGCCGCGGCTGCAGCGGGACTGGAGGCGGTCGTCCTCGACGTCGCCGAGGGAGCCGAGCCGGAAGTCGTCGCGCGCGGTGCAGCCGCGGGGCTCTCCGAACGTGCTGTGCACGCACGAGGACGAGGAGAAGTGCGCGACCGCGCATCCGTGATCGGAGGCGCCGAGGCGCTCCTCGTCGCGGGAGATGGTTTCGCGTGGCCGTGGCGGGCGATCGAGGCGCTGGCACTCGGGGTGCCGGTTGTCGCCGTCGCGTCTGACGTGCACGCGGATGTGCTCGCTGACGGCGCCGCCCTCGTGGGCGTCGATGAACTCGCAGACGCACTGATCGATGCGGTCGGCGACGGCGCGCAACGCGCTCGTGTGCTCGCCGCCGATCGCGGCCGGGCGTTCTCCTGGCAGGGAGCGGCCGAACGCGTGTGGGCGCTTCACGCCGAGCTGTAG
- a CDS encoding DUF4012 domain-containing protein has product MSDGRLPRKRPHWVVTTLLLLGLLLAVAVGWVVVRGIGATNDLRQVAAEGAALKTAITDAELTRAGNIATRIADHADSARALTSDPVWRGFEILPWLGANFTAVREVAEVADDVASDALKPVVDVAADIDLSSVGLIDGAIDLAPFADIEPPLRAATASLSNAAARADRIDADATIEPLAEAIHELREAVTEASTVVGALHGASALLPTMLGGDAPRTYVVAMQNNAELRSSGGIVGALALIRADQGAITLVRNASTLGFPVRESSLDLSAPVRALFDEQPGRFIQNTTSVPDFTEAAPLIAEMWQSSFGETVDGVLAVDTVVAAHLLEATGPVTAGALSLDSENVVDVLLSEVYLTIPDQATQDAVFANASAALFGAALTAPPRELIGALAESADENRIRIWSAHPEEQELLGASSLGGALPQDPPDAATVGVLINDITGGKMDYYADADFTLAVGECRGEPITRVTVTWSNGAPADAAALPPLVTGNGWYGVPAGETRTLIAVYGPSGSELAADSRDGSEEPVQSTTLDGRPVVQHTVQLAPGADSTITVDFRGSGAGHALTELRHTPLIETFEITPEKLVCE; this is encoded by the coding sequence ATGAGCGATGGCCGGCTTCCGCGAAAGCGACCGCACTGGGTGGTCACGACGCTCCTCCTGCTCGGGCTGCTCCTTGCGGTGGCGGTGGGCTGGGTCGTCGTGCGGGGTATCGGCGCCACTAACGATCTGCGCCAGGTCGCCGCCGAAGGCGCGGCGCTGAAGACCGCGATCACGGATGCGGAGCTCACTCGGGCCGGCAACATCGCGACGAGGATCGCAGACCATGCCGATTCCGCGCGTGCGCTGACCTCGGACCCGGTGTGGCGCGGCTTCGAGATCCTCCCCTGGCTCGGAGCGAACTTCACGGCCGTCCGCGAGGTCGCGGAAGTGGCGGACGATGTGGCATCCGACGCCCTGAAACCCGTTGTGGACGTGGCAGCCGACATCGATCTGTCCAGCGTCGGCCTCATCGACGGCGCGATCGATCTCGCCCCCTTCGCCGACATCGAGCCTCCGCTCCGCGCGGCGACCGCCTCACTCTCGAATGCGGCAGCACGCGCGGATCGCATCGACGCGGATGCCACGATCGAGCCACTCGCCGAGGCGATCCACGAGCTCCGTGAGGCCGTGACCGAAGCATCCACCGTCGTCGGCGCGCTGCACGGCGCGAGCGCACTGCTGCCGACGATGCTCGGGGGCGACGCACCGCGGACGTATGTCGTCGCTATGCAGAACAATGCCGAGCTGCGTTCCTCCGGCGGCATCGTCGGGGCCCTGGCGCTCATCCGTGCAGACCAAGGCGCGATCACCCTCGTGCGCAACGCGTCGACGCTGGGCTTTCCTGTGCGCGAATCATCGCTCGACCTCTCTGCGCCGGTGCGCGCTCTCTTCGACGAACAACCGGGACGCTTCATCCAGAACACGACGAGTGTGCCCGACTTCACCGAGGCCGCCCCGCTGATCGCCGAGATGTGGCAGAGCTCGTTCGGCGAGACGGTCGACGGTGTCCTCGCCGTCGACACCGTCGTCGCTGCGCATCTGCTTGAGGCCACGGGGCCGGTGACGGCCGGAGCGCTGAGCCTTGACAGTGAGAACGTCGTCGATGTGCTCCTCTCGGAGGTCTACCTCACGATCCCGGATCAGGCCACACAGGACGCGGTCTTCGCGAACGCGAGCGCTGCTCTGTTCGGAGCGGCGCTGACCGCTCCTCCCCGTGAGCTCATCGGCGCCCTCGCAGAGTCCGCTGATGAGAACCGGATCCGCATCTGGAGTGCGCACCCCGAGGAGCAGGAGCTCCTCGGGGCATCCAGCCTGGGCGGCGCCCTGCCGCAGGACCCTCCGGATGCCGCCACGGTCGGGGTGCTGATCAATGACATCACCGGCGGAAAGATGGACTACTACGCCGACGCGGACTTCACCCTCGCCGTCGGAGAGTGCCGTGGCGAGCCGATCACCCGGGTCACGGTCACCTGGAGCAATGGCGCCCCCGCGGACGCCGCCGCCCTGCCCCCTCTCGTGACGGGCAATGGCTGGTACGGGGTGCCAGCGGGCGAGACGCGCACGCTCATCGCCGTCTACGGTCCGAGCGGATCAGAACTCGCCGCCGACAGCAGAGACGGCTCAGAGGAGCCGGTGCAGAGCACGACGCTGGATGGGCGCCCGGTCGTCCAGCACACCGTCCAGTTGGCTCCCGGAGCCGACAGTACGATCACGGTCGATTTCCGCGGCTCGGGAGCCGGCCACGCCCTCACCGAGCTGCGTCACACGCCACTCATCGAGACCTTCGAGATCACTCCAGAAAAACTCGTCTGCGAGTAG
- a CDS encoding LCP family protein yields the protein MTLLREPATSARTGRRRLVETAPLRNPDTTSPATMTKRGWWLVALNILLPGSAQVLAGNRRLGRFGLGATLTLWAVVLVTAAAALFWRQGVLWLTVGGGWVSWLVQTIAQIGLIGYALLWIVLTLDTIRLVRLVKVAPAARVAIPLVAVLVVGLLSSGAAYGATIVGAARGTISTVFSQSGPSLPPSDGYYNILLLGADSGEGRDSMRFDSISVVSVNAETGAMTITGIPRDMPGFPFAPGPMQDLYPDGHESHDDEECGWGSGINQLRTEVEVCRNEYNGENLYPDAVALGSEPGVEATKDAVEGILGIEIPYYVFIDMYGFAALIDALGGVTVTVNERLPIGGPPEGWDGDDVNEWAIGWIEPGTQGMDGDTAQWYARSRYTTSDFDRMLRQRELQRAILAQFTPQNVLTRFTEVAEAGTAIIETDLPQAKLPEFFDLMLKAKEQEVTTIELTPDGGIDEFNPDYAYIQQLVQQTLHPPTPTPTPEG from the coding sequence ATGACGCTGCTTCGTGAGCCGGCCACGTCTGCGCGCACGGGCCGCAGGCGTCTCGTCGAGACCGCACCGTTGCGCAACCCCGACACGACGTCACCGGCGACGATGACGAAGCGCGGATGGTGGTTGGTCGCCCTCAACATCCTTCTCCCGGGCTCCGCGCAGGTGCTCGCGGGCAACCGGCGGCTCGGCCGGTTCGGCCTCGGCGCGACGCTCACGCTCTGGGCCGTCGTGCTCGTCACCGCGGCGGCGGCGCTGTTCTGGCGTCAAGGCGTGCTGTGGCTGACGGTCGGCGGAGGCTGGGTGTCCTGGCTGGTGCAGACGATCGCTCAGATCGGCCTCATCGGATATGCCCTGCTCTGGATCGTGCTCACTCTGGACACGATCCGCCTCGTCCGGCTCGTGAAGGTCGCCCCTGCGGCGCGCGTCGCGATTCCGCTGGTCGCCGTTCTGGTCGTCGGACTTCTGAGCTCCGGTGCCGCCTACGGTGCGACGATCGTCGGCGCCGCCCGCGGCACGATCAGCACGGTGTTCAGTCAGAGCGGTCCGAGTCTGCCGCCCAGCGATGGCTACTACAACATCCTCCTGCTGGGTGCCGACAGCGGCGAAGGGCGCGACTCGATGCGCTTCGACAGCATCTCGGTGGTGTCTGTCAACGCGGAGACCGGCGCGATGACGATCACGGGCATCCCTCGTGACATGCCCGGGTTCCCGTTCGCACCCGGACCGATGCAGGATCTGTACCCGGACGGGCACGAGAGCCACGATGACGAGGAGTGCGGCTGGGGGAGCGGTATCAACCAGCTGCGCACCGAGGTTGAGGTGTGTCGCAACGAGTACAACGGCGAGAATCTCTACCCGGATGCGGTCGCGCTCGGCTCGGAGCCGGGCGTCGAGGCGACGAAAGACGCCGTCGAGGGCATCCTCGGCATCGAGATCCCCTACTACGTCTTCATCGACATGTACGGCTTCGCGGCGCTCATCGACGCTCTTGGCGGCGTGACCGTGACAGTGAACGAGCGTCTGCCCATCGGCGGCCCGCCCGAGGGTTGGGACGGCGATGACGTCAACGAGTGGGCGATCGGATGGATCGAGCCCGGAACGCAGGGAATGGACGGCGACACCGCGCAGTGGTACGCCCGCTCGCGATACACGACGAGTGACTTCGACCGCATGCTCCGTCAGCGCGAGCTGCAGCGGGCCATCCTCGCTCAGTTCACCCCCCAGAACGTGCTCACACGCTTCACCGAAGTGGCGGAGGCCGGGACAGCCATCATCGAGACCGATCTCCCGCAGGCGAAGCTTCCCGAGTTCTTCGATCTCATGTTGAAGGCGAAGGAGCAGGAGGTCACGACGATCGAGCTCACGCCCGACGGTGGCATCGACGAGTTCAATCCGGACTACGCCTACATTCAGCAGCTCGTGCAGCAGACGTTGCACCCACCGACACCGACGCCGACCCCCGAAGGCTGA
- the purE gene encoding 5-(carboxyamino)imidazole ribonucleotide mutase, which yields MGSDSDWRVMADASQALSDFGIPHEVEVVSAHRTVDKLVRYGREARARGIRVIIAGAGGAAHLPGMIASTTALPVIGVPVPLAYLDGMDSLLSIVQMPAGIPVATVSIGGAKNAGLLAARILGTSDAALADRVETYARELEGQVEAKNQRLKDSL from the coding sequence ATGGGTTCCGATTCCGATTGGCGTGTGATGGCGGATGCCTCGCAGGCGCTGAGCGACTTCGGAATTCCGCACGAGGTCGAAGTGGTCTCCGCGCACCGCACCGTCGACAAGCTGGTGCGGTACGGCCGCGAGGCGCGGGCCCGAGGCATCCGCGTGATCATCGCGGGTGCAGGCGGAGCCGCTCACCTGCCGGGAATGATCGCCTCGACGACGGCACTGCCCGTGATCGGTGTTCCGGTCCCGCTCGCCTACCTCGACGGCATGGACTCGCTCCTGTCGATCGTTCAGATGCCCGCCGGCATCCCTGTCGCCACCGTCTCGATCGGTGGCGCAAAGAACGCAGGCCTCCTCGCCGCGCGCATCCTCGGCACGTCCGACGCTGCACTGGCGGATCGCGTTGAGACGTACGCGCGCGAACTGGAGGGACAGGTCGAGGCGAAGAATCAGCGCCTGAAGGACTCTCTATGA